In one Thermodesulfovibrionales bacterium genomic region, the following are encoded:
- a CDS encoding MBL fold metallo-hydrolase, translated as MKPSFHHRLINNQYEDPGLYIRMIREKRAVLFDAGDLRSLMPADIMKITDVFVTHTHIDHFIGFDTLLRILLRRDIPLRVYGPENIIACIEGKLRGYTWNVIEEYPLKIEVFRVAGGEIRHASFYAEEGFQRIDRDTQRFEGTLVKEAPFTVRAVNLSHGTPCLGFSLEEEFHINIDKAALTKIGLSVGPWLGELKMMIRGSVSLDTKLKVDGREFRLS; from the coding sequence ATGAAACCTTCATTTCATCACCGGCTTATCAATAACCAATACGAAGATCCCGGTCTCTACATCAGGATGATCCGGGAAAAGCGCGCAGTGCTCTTTGATGCCGGCGACCTGCGATCGTTGATGCCTGCCGACATCATGAAGATAACGGATGTCTTCGTGACGCACACACATATCGACCATTTTATCGGCTTCGACACCCTTCTGCGGATTCTGCTTCGGAGAGACATCCCTCTCAGGGTCTACGGTCCGGAAAATATCATCGCATGCATTGAAGGCAAACTCAGGGGGTATACATGGAATGTTATCGAGGAATACCCCCTGAAGATAGAGGTCTTTCGCGTCGCCGGGGGAGAGATACGCCACGCGAGTTTTTACGCGGAAGAGGGCTTTCAGAGGATCGACCGGGACACGCAGAGATTCGAAGGGACGCTGGTAAAAGAGGCACCTTTCACCGTTCGGGCGGTCAACCTCTCGCACGGGACTCCCTGTCTCGGATTCTCTCTGGAGGAAGAGTTTCATATCAACATCGATAAGGCCGCCTTGACAAAGATCGGCCTTTCCGTGGGTCCATGGCTCGGGGAATTGAAGATGATGATCCGAGGCAGCGTAAGCCTTGATACGAAACTGAAGGTCGATGGGAGGGAATTCAGACTGTCCGA
- the galT gene encoding galactose-1-phosphate uridylyltransferase gives MPELRKDPISGRWVIIAVERGKRPTDFTSPPVQRRKGGFCPFDPGNEYTTPPEIMAFRPSSAQPNGPGWTLRVMPNKFPALQIYGNLDRAGEGMFDKMNGVGAHEVIIETPDHQLSLSTMSPKAVEDVLWAYYLRLTDLKKDVRFKYVLIFKNEGDAAGASLEHSHSQLIAVPIVPKIVKEEIDAARNYFEYKERCIFCDVINQEIGSGKRVIYENSGYIAIAPFAPRAPFETWILPKRHESVFSPADKSFFALAGALQTVLKQFDRILDTPPYNFIIHTAPFTDEANEYYHWHIELIPKLTKIAGFEWGSGFYINPTLPEEAAKFMREAKI, from the coding sequence ATGCCCGAGCTGAGGAAAGACCCCATTTCAGGCCGTTGGGTCATCATTGCCGTCGAAAGGGGGAAGAGACCTACGGACTTCACCTCACCCCCGGTCCAGAGAAGAAAGGGAGGTTTCTGCCCCTTTGATCCGGGCAACGAGTACACGACACCGCCGGAGATCATGGCGTTCAGGCCGTCTTCTGCTCAGCCGAATGGGCCGGGATGGACGTTGCGGGTCATGCCGAATAAGTTCCCGGCCTTGCAGATATACGGGAATCTGGACAGGGCAGGCGAAGGGATGTTCGACAAAATGAACGGGGTCGGCGCCCATGAAGTCATCATCGAAACGCCGGACCACCAGCTCTCGCTCTCTACGATGTCTCCCAAGGCTGTTGAAGATGTCCTCTGGGCCTATTATCTCCGACTGACAGACCTCAAGAAAGACGTGAGGTTTAAATACGTCCTCATATTCAAGAACGAAGGCGATGCGGCGGGCGCCTCACTCGAACATTCCCATTCACAGCTCATCGCGGTCCCGATCGTACCGAAAATCGTCAAGGAAGAGATCGATGCGGCCAGGAACTATTTTGAGTATAAGGAGAGGTGTATATTCTGCGATGTCATCAATCAGGAGATCGGGAGCGGCAAGCGGGTCATTTATGAAAACTCGGGATACATCGCCATAGCCCCCTTTGCCCCGAGGGCGCCTTTCGAGACGTGGATTCTCCCGAAACGGCATGAATCTGTTTTTTCGCCCGCTGATAAGAGCTTCTTCGCTCTTGCTGGCGCCCTCCAGACCGTCCTGAAGCAGTTCGACAGGATACTCGATACCCCTCCCTACAATTTCATCATCCACACAGCCCCCTTCACCGATGAGGCGAACGAATACTACCACTGGCATATAGAGCTGATACCGAAACTCACGAAGATAGCCGGCTTCGAGTGGGGCTCCGGTTTCTACATAAATCCCACACTGCCCGAAGAGGCGGCCAAATTCATGAGAGAGGCTAAGATCTGA